In Solanum pennellii chromosome 7, SPENNV200, the following are encoded in one genomic region:
- the LOC107026320 gene encoding pectinesterase/pectinesterase inhibitor PPE8B-like has translation MGNLFCKVLILVLLCITTTCPLISYAVDDNFFQSECLQVPTSEFLGSVKSTINIVREVTSLVSKFTSFFGDFRLSNAISDCLDLLDLSADELTWTLTATQNPKGKNNSTGNLSADLKNYLSGALINQDTCIEGFEGTNGLVKNLVAGNLNQVSSLVRNILLMVRPVSKKNVFPSEANAKRGKPWQFSRERKLTSNEEDNNSFPLWIKRKDRRLLQASNSTKGVVADVVVALDGTGNFTRIKDAIDAAPQLSTKRFVIYIKKGIYKEYVEISKKKWNIMMIGDGIDVTIISGNRNFIDGWTTYRSATFAVKGQGFIARDITFENTSGPEKHQAVAFRSDSDLSVLFRCAVRGYQDTLYAHSMRQFYRDCTITGTVDFIFGDGTAIFQNCQILARKGLSQQKNTITAQGRKEIAETTGFTIQFCNISGEPDLLASLNSTYTYLGRPWKTYSRTVIMQSYMSNVIRPQGWLEWNGNISLDTLYYAEYQNYGPGAGLGSRVNWPGFHLLNDSSQASNFTVAQFLLGNSWLPPTGVKYTAGLAV, from the exons ATGGGTAACTTATTTTGTAAAGTACTGATTTTGGTACTTTTATGTATAACTACTACTTGTCCTTTGATAAGCTATGCTGTTGatgacaatttttttcaatcaGAATGTTTGCAAGTGCCAACATCTGAGTTTTTGGGTTCTGTTAAGTCTACCATCAACATTGTTCGTGAAGTCACTTCTTTAGTGTCAAAATTTACTAGCTTTTTTGGCGATTTTCGACTTTCGAATGCCATTTCTGATTGTCTTGATCTCTTGGATCTCTCAGCAGATGAACTTACTTGGACTCTTACTGCTACTCAGAATCCCAAAG GGAAAAACAACAGTACAGGTAATCTAAGTGCAGATTTGAAGAATTATTTAAGTGGAGCATTAATTAATCAAGATACATGCATCGAAGGATTCGAGGGCACAAATGGACTAGTCAAGAATTTGGTTGCGGGTAATCTCAACCAAGTCTCATCATTAGTCCGCAACATTCTTCTTATGGTCCGCCCCGTCTCTAAGAAAAACGTCTTCCCCTCGGAGGCCAATGCCAAACGTGGGAAGCCGTGGCAATTCTCCCGAGAAAGAAAATTAACGTCAAATGAAGAAGATAACAACTCATTCCCTTTGTGGATTAAACGAAAAGATAGAAGGTTATTGCAAGCATCAAATTCGACTAAAGGAGTAGTTGCAGACGTTGTAGTAGCTCTTGACGGAACTGGTAATTTTACACGAATTAAAGATGCAATAGACGCAGCACCACAATTGAGTACAAAAAGATTTGTGATATATATTAAGAAGGGAATTTATAAAGAGTATGTGGAGATTAGCAAGAAAAAATGGAATATTATGATGATTGGTGATGGAATTGATGTTACTATTATTTCTGGGAATAGAAATTTTATTGATGGATGGACCACTTATAGATCTGCAACCTTTG CGGTAAAAGGTCAAGGATTCATAGCCCGAGACATAACATTTGAGAACACATCAGGACCCGAAAAGCACCAAGCAGTAGCATTTCGTTCCGACTCAGATTTATCGGTCTTGTTCCGATGCGCGGTGAGGGGTTACCAAGACACTCTCTACGCCCACTCAATGCGTCAATTCTACAGAGACTGTACAATTACTGGCACAGTCGATTTCATTTTCGGAGACGGTACAGCTATTTTTCAAAACTGTCAAATATTAGCACGAAAAGGATTGTCACAACAGAAAAACACAATTACAGCACAAGGTCGAAAAGAAATTGCTGAGACAACAGGTTTCACAATTCAATTTTGTAACATATCTGGTGAACCGGATCTATTAGCTTCACTCAATTCTACGTATACGTATCTTGGAAGACCATGGAAGACGTATTCGCGAACAGTGATCATGCAATCGTACATGAGTAATGTAATTAGACCTCAAGGCTGGTTAGAATGGAACGGAAATATATCacttgacacattgtattaCGCGGAGTACCAAAATTATGGGCCTGGCGCTGGTTTGGGCAGTAGAGTTAATTGGCCTGGTTTTCATCTGCTCAATGATTCATCACAGGCTAGTAATTTTACCGTTGCTCAGTTCCTTTTGGGGAACTCATGGTTACCTCCTACGGGAGTTAAGTATACCGCTGGTCTAGCGGTTTAA